Below is a genomic region from Fervidobacterium sp..
GTAAGGATAATAGGATTGATGACTATAGCGCCGTTTATTGAACCTGAGAAAACAAGGGGGTATTTTAAAACTTTGCGTGAATTGAGAGATAGGCTTTCACTTAGATATCCAACCATTAAAGAACTTTCGATGGGAATGAGTAATGATTATTGGGTTGCTGTTGAAGAGGGTAGTACTATATTGAGAATAGGTACAGCTATATTTGGTGAGAGGAGGAAATGAACTTATGTTCGTACTTGGGAACTTCTTCTCAGCTACAGGATATGTTTTAAGAGTGGCTATAAATTTTGAAATCGTTGTAATAATTGTGGCTTCGATACTTAGTTGGATTCCAGGAGCGTATTCTTTCAGGTTTTACCAAGCACTTCGAGAAATTGCGGATATCGTTGAGAGACCTATGAGAAGGTTAATACCTCCATTTGGTTACATAGATATAACCCCTTTAATTGCCATTCTTGTGCTTATATTTTTGGATCGGTTCCTTGCTCAGTCACTTATTGAACTTGGGTGGAGACTGAGATAACTTATGCACGAAAACCTTAGAATAGGCATATTTTACAGAATAGATTATGTGGAATCTGCAAAGCTTGTTCTTGATAAGTTGATAACTCATTTTGAGGTTAAGCATTTCACAGATTCGACCTTAGAATTTGAAGAGGAGAAGTTTCCTGTCGATTTGACCATTGTTGTTGGTGGAGATGGTAGTGTTCTACGTACACTTAAAAAGGTCAAAACACCTGTGATAGGTATAAAAGCAGGACGGCTTGGTTTTTTCTCCGGATATTTACTTAGTGAAATAGATAAACTTATTGAAGATATTAAAACTTGGAGTTTCGTCGAGGACAAAAGATGGATGTTAAGGATAGAAACATCTAAAGGTGTTTATTTTGCTATCAATGATGCGGTACTTCAAAAGGATATAAGACAAAAGATCCTTGATTTTGATGTAAGGATGACTGATGGTACATTTTACTATCATGCTGATGGTATCGTTATAAGTACTCCGACAGGTTCATCTGCTTACTCTCTTGCTCTCGGTGGTCCAATTATGTTACCAAACGTCGAAGCGTTCGAAATAACGCCGATTGCACCACAGTTTCTTGCAACAAGAAGTTTAGTAATACCAAGTTCCGAAAAAATATCAGTTTTTGTTAACGAAAGGGCTAGCTTGATTGTAGACGGTGATGTTGTCGAGCAAACTGATGTCATAAACGTAAGAAAGTGTACAAGGAGTGTGGTATTACTAAGACCAAAATCTTATGATTTCTCCACCTCGATAAAGGATAAGATTGGATACGGTAAGAAGATCTTAGGGAATGGAATGTAATTAACTTGGTCAAAAATGATTTAGAAGGTGAAAAAATGAAATGGTTAACAAAAGATAATGTTGAAGAGCTCAAGAAATTAATCATTAAGGAAGGTTGGTATGTTGAAGATCTACTTAGAATCACAGCAGAAGCGTTTAAGGAAAGAAATATTGAACTTGCCAAGCAAGTTGAGGACGAATATTGGGATGTTTATAATGAATATCTCGAAATTCTCAATTACTCACAAGTAATCGTAGGTTTATGCAACCCAAATGGTTACGACCTTAGATTTGTATTTGGATCTGCTCTCATATCAAAGATACTTCTTGATATAGGTAAGAGACTAAAAGATATTGTTTTTGACATTAAACAGCTTGTTAGAGAACCTGAATTAAACCAAAGTGTAATGTTGCCAGAAATGTTCTCTTTCTCTCAAAAGATACTTAGGAGAGCTTTGAGAATTTACGTTGATCAAAATCTGGAGGGCGCATCTGGAGTATGTTCACAAGATTCAATTATAGATGGAATGTTTGCAAAATTTAACGATGATATAATAAAAATTATCCAAGACAATCCTCGTTTAGTTAGAAGAGCATTACTTCTTATGGATATATCGAAAGCTCTTGAAGAACTTTCTGATTTTTCTGTCCAGATAATCGAAGTTACATATTATATACTGACTGGAAAATACCATACTTGTTACAACGATCTTCTCCAACCATTCTCCATTGAAATTTTTAAGGCAAAATAATAATGCAAGCATGGAGTGAGGATTTTGAGAACGTTGACAAAATATGTTATCAAACAATCCCTAAAGCCATTTTTCATGGGACTAGGTGGTTTTATCGTATTTGTAAGTGTTGAATGGCTGTATCAAATATCAGATTATATTATTAGAAACAGGGTAGGTATTGACAAACTACTTATATTTGTCATGTACAACGTACCGTACTTTACCTTTCTTGGTATACCTGTTGGTGTACTATTCGCTATTTTTTGGGTTATTAGCGAAATGTACACGAGTCGCGAGATAAGTGCACTCTTAGTACACGGTATATCGGCAAAAAGACTTGTAACACCGTTTGTAATTTTAGCAGTTGTCTTGGGGTTTTTCTCTTGGCTACTCGGAGACTATGTGGTGCCTATTTCAAACTATAAATCCACTCAGATACTGAATCAGTACATATTCCAAACACCCGAAAATGTTGTAAAGACCAACATGCTTGTTGAGTTAGAAAAGGATGTGTATTTTTACGTAAAAGAACACAACAAACAAAAGGGAGAATTATACGACGTTGTTCTATTTAGAAACGAAGAGGGAAATGAACAGATATTAACCGCAAAGAAAGTTGTGAAGAAAAAAGACGGTTGGTTCCTTATGGATGGTTCCATGTACGTTGTTGAGATTGAGACTGGTTTTCTAAGATTGGATATGCAGTTCAAAGAGATGAAACTCGATGTTGCTGGAGAGATAGAAGAAATGTTGAGAGCTTACAAAACAACTCGCGATAAAACATCAAAAGAATTGAGGGAGCAACTTGAGACGTACAAAAAATTGGGAATAAACACAGCAAACCTATTAGTTGAGCTTCATCAGCGATATGCAAATGCGCTTGGTGCACTTGTAATTGTTCTGTTGGGTTTACCAATTTCTTTACTGTTTGGTCTTACCAGCAGGTCTTGGAGCGTTATTTTGACATTCTTAATAGTTGTCTTGTACCAGGGTTCTGGAGCTTGGCTTTCTGGTATGGGAAAAGAAGGGTTGATGGATCCTATACTTGCGACCTGGTTACCAAACATTATTTTTGCTACAATTGGATTTTTACTCTACATCTTAATAGATACACCTATAGCATACAAAATGATAGAAGTATTTTCTAGACTATTTGTTTTTATTGTAGTTTCAGCAAGTTTTATATATGTTAACACATCAACGGGTTTTTCATCGATAATTCAAGCTAAATCAAATGAGGCACGTTTCTCTACGCAGTCTGTAATATTTCGTGGAGAAGTTTCTTTGGTTTGGGACAAATACAAAATACTTTGCGATGAAGCATCCGCTACAATAGTTGATGGTACCGTCAAAGCTTTGGAAGCATATGGGAACGTGAAATTTTACGACCAAGACAGAGTCTACATTTCACGAAAAATCAGATACGAATTTGAAAGTAATAAAGCATTGATTGTAAATGCCAAGGTAGTGTACAATTATGATTACAAAGGAAAAAAAGTACCAGTGTACGTTTACGGTTCTCAAATAGAGTACGATGCTGAAACATCATTAGGCATTATCCAAAGCTCGCAGCTGACAACATGTAATTTAGAAGAACCTCATTATATGATACTTTCGTCCACTGTCTTTGTACTGGAAAATAAATACATTATAGCAGAAAATTCATTTCTTGTTATCTTGGGCGTGCCTCTCTTGCCGTATCCAATATATATAACAACGTTAGAGGGAACTCCTCCTTACTCTTTCTCTCTCGTTTTCGGTAATACAATAAACATTGCACAAACGTTCAATTTTACTGTAAACGATTGGGCGCTTAAAATTGAGATTGGAACAAAAGGAAATCTAATCGAAGCAACGGATAAAAAAGTGAAGACAAATAAGTTCGTTTATGATGAACAAAGAGATTACGTTGAGTTTTCCTTTATACCTTTTGTTTATAAATACTCAAGAGGTACAATTTACTACAAGTTCGATGGTCCAATTTATGTAGAAGGAAATTATTACGGTGAAAATAACTTTTCCCAAAAGTTGGGTATCAATTTACAAAATGAGAATGTATACATTAGACCTTATGTTTTGTACGATGAGAAATTAACTGATAGTATAGTGTATTTCAATGGTGGTATTAGAAACATTTCTTTCCAACTGTTTGATGATAACACATTGAAAGTAAATTCAGTTGATAATACGTTTAGGTTACAAACAGACGGTTATTTAACTTCTTTGCAAAAAACATGGAATACTTACTATCAAACTTCATATAATATAGGACTATCAAGCAAAAAGTTGAGTTACAGTCTTTCATTCATCGGGAATGTGTACAGTAACAGTGAAAATAGAAATATTACCTATACGTATCAACTGCCTTGGAGTTGGAAAGAGGGACCTTTTGCAGTTGATTTTAATTACACTTTTACAGTAAAGAATATCATGAATTATGTTTCAAACACAAAAAGAGAATTCTTAGGTGCATCTGACAACTACACATTGACCGGAATGTACAATTTAGGTCCATTCAAATTAACATCTCGATGGGAACAGACGTATAATTTCATTGACGAATCCTCAGCCAATAACAAAAATAATCTCAGATTTACCGGAGAAATTAACTCTGCTAATCTGACAATCTCTGGTGCAAGAACACTTGATTTAAATAACAATAGATTGCTTCCAGACACTCTTACTCTGAGAACTAAGCAATCAGTTGGGGATGTTGAACTGACAAATTCCATTTCTTTAAATTATGATAACGTGAATAAAAAACTTGGGAATGAGAACATTACAATAAGTGCAAATTACAAACCTTTAAATGCAGAATATACTTTGC
It encodes:
- a CDS encoding NAD(+) kinase; amino-acid sequence: MHENLRIGIFYRIDYVESAKLVLDKLITHFEVKHFTDSTLEFEEEKFPVDLTIVVGGDGSVLRTLKKVKTPVIGIKAGRLGFFSGYLLSEIDKLIEDIKTWSFVEDKRWMLRIETSKGVYFAINDAVLQKDIRQKILDFDVRMTDGTFYYHADGIVISTPTGSSAYSLALGGPIMLPNVEAFEITPIAPQFLATRSLVIPSSEKISVFVNERASLIVDGDVVEQTDVINVRKCTRSVVLLRPKSYDFSTSIKDKIGYGKKILGNGM
- a CDS encoding YggT family protein; the protein is MFVLGNFFSATGYVLRVAINFEIVVIIVASILSWIPGAYSFRFYQALREIADIVERPMRRLIPPFGYIDITPLIAILVLIFLDRFLAQSLIELGWRLR
- a CDS encoding phosphate uptake regulator PhoU, encoding MKWLTKDNVEELKKLIIKEGWYVEDLLRITAEAFKERNIELAKQVEDEYWDVYNEYLEILNYSQVIVGLCNPNGYDLRFVFGSALISKILLDIGKRLKDIVFDIKQLVREPELNQSVMLPEMFSFSQKILRRALRIYVDQNLEGASGVCSQDSIIDGMFAKFNDDIIKIIQDNPRLVRRALLLMDISKALEELSDFSVQIIEVTYYILTGKYHTCYNDLLQPFSIEIFKAK
- a CDS encoding LptF/LptG family permease; translation: MRILRTLTKYVIKQSLKPFFMGLGGFIVFVSVEWLYQISDYIIRNRVGIDKLLIFVMYNVPYFTFLGIPVGVLFAIFWVISEMYTSREISALLVHGISAKRLVTPFVILAVVLGFFSWLLGDYVVPISNYKSTQILNQYIFQTPENVVKTNMLVELEKDVYFYVKEHNKQKGELYDVVLFRNEEGNEQILTAKKVVKKKDGWFLMDGSMYVVEIETGFLRLDMQFKEMKLDVAGEIEEMLRAYKTTRDKTSKELREQLETYKKLGINTANLLVELHQRYANALGALVIVLLGLPISLLFGLTSRSWSVILTFLIVVLYQGSGAWLSGMGKEGLMDPILATWLPNIIFATIGFLLYILIDTPIAYKMIEVFSRLFVFIVVSASFIYVNTSTGFSSIIQAKSNEARFSTQSVIFRGEVSLVWDKYKILCDEASATIVDGTVKALEAYGNVKFYDQDRVYISRKIRYEFESNKALIVNAKVVYNYDYKGKKVPVYVYGSQIEYDAETSLGIIQSSQLTTCNLEEPHYMILSSTVFVLENKYIIAENSFLVILGVPLLPYPIYITTLEGTPPYSFSLVFGNTINIAQTFNFTVNDWALKIEIGTKGNLIEATDKKVKTNKFVYDEQRDYVEFSFIPFVYKYSRGTIYYKFDGPIYVEGNYYGENNFSQKLGINLQNENVYIRPYVLYDEKLTDSIVYFNGGIRNISFQLFDDNTLKVNSVDNTFRLQTDGYLTSLQKTWNTYYQTSYNIGLSSKKLSYSLSFIGNVYSNSENRNITYTYQLPWSWKEGPFAVDFNYTFTVKNIMNYVSNTKREFLGASDNYTLTGMYNLGPFKLTSRWEQTYNFIDESSANNKNNLRFTGEINSANLTISGARTLDLNNNRLLPDTLTLRTKQSVGDVELTNSISLNYDNVNKKLGNENITISANYKPLNAEYTLQFTIQPGKPIDTYVHIIKYGNFSMTAYQQNDFIKNAVATGSLDLFGYKTTIRANYNQASRESAPNWNLSYIMEKPSERYVLSYNLDGKKTYKLEATLKTFDPETKIGLTYNPEKNTIDFLSLNLDKSLHCWRLNFGIDFSNRSANILENIDKVYFKFYLTDMPDRFFQIDPKSGQFEFGGM